A stretch of the Gossypium hirsutum isolate 1008001.06 chromosome D07, Gossypium_hirsutum_v2.1, whole genome shotgun sequence genome encodes the following:
- the LOC107925754 gene encoding probable indole-3-pyruvate monooxygenase YUCCA5 — MDQSLFRLVDQEQDSFQRKWTLVNGPIIIGAGPSGLATAACLREQGVPFVVLERAECIASLWQKRTYDRLKLHLPKQFCQLPKLPFPEDFPEYPTRKQFIEYLESYAKHFDINPKFNECVQSARYDETSGFWRVKTIVTSGSNKIEFEYICRWLVVATGENAERVVPDIQGLAEFGGEVIHACEYKSGEKFQGQKVLVVGCGNSGMEVSLDLCNYNASPSMVVRSSVHVLPREVYGKSTFELVVLMMKWLPLWLVDKLMLVLAWLVLGNVEKYGLKRPSMGPLELKNTKGKTPVLDIGALKKIKSGDINVVPAIKRFSYRQVELVNGEKLDIDSVVLATGYRSNVPSWLQEGEFFGENGYPKAPFPHGWKGNGGLYAVGFTRRGLSGASSDAMRIAQDIGKLWKDETKQHKKITIAGHRQCISQF; from the exons ATGGATCAGAGCCTGTTTCGCCTTGTTGATCAGGAACAAGATTCTTTTCAACGTAAATGGACTTTGGTCAATGGTCCGATCATAATTGGTGCTGGACCTTCGGGGCTAGCCACTGCTGCTTGTCTAAGAGAACAAGGGGTGCCCTTTGTTGTTCTTGAACGAGCTGAATGTATAGCTTCTTTGTGGCAAAAACGCACTTACGACAGGCTGAAGCTTCATCTTCCAAAGCAATTCTGTCAACTCCCTAAACTACCATTCCCTGAGGATTTCCCTGAGTACCCAACAAGGAAACAGTTCATTGAATACCTTGAATCATATGCTAAGCATTTTGATATCAACCCAAAGTTCAATGAGTGTGTGCAGTCAGCTAGATATGATGAGACCAGTGGTTTCTGGAGGGTCAAGACCATTGTCACAAGTGGTTCAAACAAGATCGAGTTTGAGTACATTTGCCGCTGGCTTGTGGTGGCCACCGGTGAAAATGCCGAGCGTGTGGTGCCTGATATCCAAGGATTGGCTGAGTTTGGTGGTGAGGTTATTCATGCTTGTGAGTACAAGTCGGGTGAAAAATTCCAGGGTCAAAAGGTGCTCGTTGTCGGCTGTGGCAACTCTGGCATGGAAGTTTCACTTGATCTTTGCAACTACAATGCTTCACCATCAATGGTGGTTCGTAGCTCG GTCCATGTCTTGCCAAGAGAAGTCTATGGGAAATCCACATTTGAATTAGttgttttgatgatgaaatggtTACCCCTTTGGCTTGTTGACAAGTTGATGTTGGTTTTGGCTTGGTTGGTGCTTGGAAACGTTGAGAAATATGGGCTTAAAAGGCCATCAATGGGTCCATTAGAACTCAAGAACACTAAAGGGAAAACCCCTGTATTGGACATTGGTGCATTGAAGAAAATCAAATCAGGTGACATCAATGTTGTTCCTGCTATCAAACGTTTCTCATATAGACAAGTCGAGCTCGTTAACGGTGAAAAACTCGATATCGACTCGGTCGTTTTGGCAACCGGATACCGCAGCAATGTTCCTTCTTGGCTTCAG GAAGGTGAATTCTTTGGTGAGAATGGGTACCCAAAGGCACCTTTCCCACATGGTTGGAAAGGCAATGGTGGATTATATGCAGTTGGGTTCACAAGGAGAGGGCTCTCCGGTGCTTCCTCAGATGCCATGAGGATAGCACAAGATATTGGCAAGCTTTGGAAAGATGAAACTAAGCAACACAAAAAGATAACAATTGCTGGCCATAGACAATGCATTTCACAGTTCTAA